CCGCCACCCCAGGCCGATGCCTCGCAGAGGTCGATCTCCGTGTATCCCGGTTCCGCTGCGGGATCGTAGGTGAAGAGGCAGCCCCACACCACTTCCTTCTGCAGCGCGCTGACGTCCTTCTCCACCGTGGTGCTGTACGTGCCGTAGCCGAAGCCTTCGCGTGTGGACTGGAATTCCGCGCCCTTCGGAGCGGATCCGGTGGGGTTGGAGATGGAGAGTTTCACGTACCCGTCAGCATCAGGATTGCTGACGTTGTTGGCATCCCAGCTTGCGTTGTACATGGGCGCCCCACCCCAAAAACGCTTCTGCCAGTTGAACCCTTTCCAAGCAAAGCTGCCCACCGGTCCAGGGTCCTCAGCCATGGGCGTGGTGTCCGCGGCGTGTGAGGGGCTGATACCCGTGAACAGTGATAAACCTACCGCCATGACGACGGCCAAACCCATTACTTTTCTTCCCCCGGTAGGAAGGAGCCTCATTGACGATGCCATAGCTGTGTCCTCCTGCTGATGCGCCCAGAAACGCCTCCGGCAATTGCCGAAAGCCGCAGTCACGTTCCACCCCCGAGGAACGTGCAACTCCTCGATTATCAATGAGCAGGGACGCTGCCGGAAGCGAATTAGGCATTGAATATGACTGTTTCAACATCAATTGGATAACGGGGGTAAAGCCCCGCAGTACTCTGGACAGATCCGTACCTCATAAGACAGCCCGTTACGCAGCACGTCCTTCAGGAAGACACATGCCCATCCGCAGTGCCGGAATTCTTCTCCACCGAACCGTGAGCAGCGGCGAATTGCAGCTGTGGATCGCCCATATGGGCGGCCCTTTTTGGGCGCGAAAGGATCACCACGCCTGGTCCATTCCCAAAGGCGAATTCCCTGAGGATGAAGATCCTTTGGCAGCTGCGAAACGCGAATTCACAGAGGAAATAGGCTCACCCCCGCCGGCCGCCACCTATGAGCTGTTGGGAGTTTTCCGGCAGCCCTCAGGAAAGCTCATCACTGCTTTCACGGCAGAAGCCAATGACTTCCAGCCGGAGCAGATCATCAGCAACACCTTTCCCATGGAGTGGCCCAAAGGTTCGGGCGTCATGAAGGATTTCCCGGAGATCGACGACGCCCGCTGGTTCGAAGAATCCGAGGCCCGGACCAAACTCGTCAAAGGGCAACTGACTATCGTGGACGCGCTGGTCCGGCACCTTGGCGGGAAAACCCTCTAGAGCTTCGCCAGCAAGGCGGACCTGGTCTGGGGTGGCACCGAACCCGTGGTCGAAGCATCAACGCTCGCCTTCGGCTCGTTCCACAGGCAGGGAAAGTCCGACGGCGATGTGCTGGCCGGGTTGCGTGAGGCAGCCGCTGCCGGAGTCGCCGTTATTCCGGACCTCTCGGTGACGCGCGGACGGCTCCGGTTGATAGCCGAGCACGGTACTTGAGCGCCGCGTACCTTGCCACCACCTTTGAGGCGTGGATGCAGTGGGCCGCCGGGTCAGACCCGGATCCAGTCCCGTACCTGGTGGCCGCGCTCGAGGTATTGAGGGTTCCTGCGCGTTAGCTGCTCTTTCGGGCGATGAATTGCCGGATCCAGTCAACGGTCTCCGGGTGATCCAAATGAAGGCCATGGCCGGCTCCGGGTACACGCACCAGCACCGAGCCGCGAATGTGCTCGCGAAGGAGGAGTGCATTGGGCAAGGGCGTCAGCGCATCCTTGGTGCCGTGAAGGATCAGGGTGGGGGCTTGGATGGCGTTGAGATTGCTCCAGGCATCATGCTCGCGGCTGGCCCTGAAGTGCCGGGCCTTAGCCCACGCCGACGCGCGGGAGTTGAAGAATGTGTGGGTCGCTTCGGGATGTGCTCGGACCCATTCAGCGTCGAAGAAGAGCTCTTCCAGTCGGGACATGTCCCCGCTGACCAAGGCTTCCAGGACAGCCTTTTCCGGCTGGGCACTGGCATCCAGCCAAATGCCACCACTCGTAGCTGCGAGGATCAGCGTACGGACTTTTTGCGGATGATCAATGGCCAGCCATTGGCCAATACGCCCACCCATCGAGTGGCCGTACACATGTGCTAAATCCGCGCTGGCGGCCTTGAGGACCACAGCAGCATCTTCGGCAAGCAGCCTCGTGGTGTACCGCTCAGCGTCGCCCTTCCCACTCCGCCCAATCCCCCGGTGGTCGAAGCGGATGACGCGGTAAGAGCGGGACAGAAGCTCCGCCGTCGGGCCCCAACCATCCATGGAGGTTGCCTGTCCGGCGATCAGCAGCATTGGCTCGCCTTCGCCTTCCGACGCCCAGGCGAGTTCTGCGCCGTCGGCAGCCTCAGCAAAGTTCACCGTGCCACAGTATCCGGGAGGCGGCCAAAGCGCTGCGGCGTGGGCCACAGCGCTTTAGTCGGCGGTGAAGATGTCCTCGATGGCGCAGTCGAAGGTCCTGGCAATGAGGAAGGCCAAGGGCAGCGAGGGGTCAAACTTTTC
Above is a genomic segment from Arthrobacter sp. YN containing:
- a CDS encoding NUDIX domain-containing protein gives rise to the protein MPIRSAGILLHRTVSSGELQLWIAHMGGPFWARKDHHAWSIPKGEFPEDEDPLAAAKREFTEEIGSPPPAATYELLGVFRQPSGKLITAFTAEANDFQPEQIISNTFPMEWPKGSGVMKDFPEIDDARWFEESEARTKLVKGQLTIVDALVRHLGGKTL
- a CDS encoding alpha/beta fold hydrolase, which gives rise to MNFAEAADGAELAWASEGEGEPMLLIAGQATSMDGWGPTAELLSRSYRVIRFDHRGIGRSGKGDAERYTTRLLAEDAAVVLKAASADLAHVYGHSMGGRIGQWLAIDHPQKVRTLILAATSGGIWLDASAQPEKAVLEALVSGDMSRLEELFFDAEWVRAHPEATHTFFNSRASAWAKARHFRASREHDAWSNLNAIQAPTLILHGTKDALTPLPNALLLREHIRGSVLVRVPGAGHGLHLDHPETVDWIRQFIARKSS